From Macrobrachium rosenbergii isolate ZJJX-2024 chromosome 55, ASM4041242v1, whole genome shotgun sequence, a single genomic window includes:
- the LOC136835788 gene encoding collagen alpha-2(I) chain-like: MESEVEGRGQVGASAPRGPAWPSRASRTGQVERPAAHQLLVAALPVRASGVGGGSRLGFIGGVAGRVERQQPPNCWSSPGLPPVRARLSAATPLGLVLSGGVWQVGWSATSPNCWSLALPARCAPPGVGGGSSRLGPIGGVAGRVEQPAARKTAGRSPFPAIARLRVSAAAPLGLVLSVVWQVGWSSQQPPNCWSLALPAHCAPPGVGGGSSRLGPIGGVAGRVEWPAAPQLLVARPSPRCAPVSAAAPLGLVLSVVWQVGWRGQQPTNYWSLPFPPVARLQKPPNCWSLALPARCAPSGVKAASRLGPIGSVAGRVEGQQPPTGGRRPSARCAPPGVGGGSSQLGPIGGVAAAGRAASRCRRRSSRLGPIGWCGRSGGAPAAHQLLVAHPSRLHAPVLARLISLGPIVVWLNVGWSASSPLTAGRSPSSHAARLVSGGGPLGLGFIGGVAGRVSGQQPPTAGRRLPARCTPKCRARSSQLGPIGGVAGRVSASSLKTAGCRLFLPAHLLRCRRRLLLAWSQVQWQVRWSGQQPPNCWSPALPAGCAPPGVGSALLGLVLSWCGQVGWSASSSQLGWSVALPAQGGLRCQRGPSRLSIAVWQVGWSASSPQLLVAALPSRCATSGCRQRSSRLGPRGWCGRSGEAPAAPQLLVAAPSRPRASGWARLLSAWSIVVGRSGGAPAAHQLLVAASSQPLLAPGAGSAPRLGPIGWCGRSGEAASSPTTAGRHPSCSRCTPPGVGGGSSRLVLSGGVVGRVEWPAAH, translated from the exons ATGGAGAGCGAGGTTGAGGGTCGTGGACAAGTAGGGGCGTCGGCTCCTCGAGGACCTGCTTGGCCTTCTCGTGCTTCGAGGACTG gtcaggtggagcggccagcagcccaccaactgctggtcgccgcccttcccgtgCGCGCCTCCGGTGTCGGTGGCGGATCTCGGCTTGGTtttatcggtggtgtggcaggtcgggtggagcgccagcagccacCCAACTGCTGGTCATCGCCCGGCCTTCCGCCCGTTCGCGCCCGGTTGTCGGCGGCGACTCCTCTCGGCTTGGTCCTATCGGGTGGTGTGTGGCAGGTCGGATGGAGCGCCACCAGCcctaactgctggtcgctcgcccttcccgcccgttgcgcgcctccgggtgtcggcggcggctcctctcggcttggtcctatcggtggtgtggcaggtcgggtggagcagCCAGCAGCCCGAaaaactgctggtcgctcgcccttcccagcCATTGCGCGCCTCcgggtgtcggcggcggctcctctcggcttggtcctatcggtggtgtggcaggtcgggtggagcagCCAGCaaccccccaactgctggtcgctcgcccttcccgcccattGCGCGCCTCcgggtgtcggcggcggctcctctcggcttggtcctatcggtggtgtggcaggtcgggtggagtggccagcagccccccaactgctggtcgctcgcccttcccccCGCTGCGCCccggtgtcggcggcggctcctctcggcttggtcctatcggtggtgtggcaggtcgggtggagagGCCAGCAGCCCACCAACTACTGGTCGCTGCCCTTCCCACCCGTTGCACGCCTCCAAAAGCcacccaactgctggtcgctcgcccttcccgcccgttgcgcgccCTCCGGTGTCAAGGCGGCATCtcggcttggtcctatcggtagtgtggcaggtcgggtggagggccagcagcccccaactggtGGTCGCCGCCCTTCCGCCCGCTGCgcgcctccaggtgtcggcggcggctcctctcaGCTTGGTCCtattggtggtgtggcag CCGCTGGGCGCGCCGCCTCCAGGTGTCGCCGGCGCTCCTCTCGGCTTGGTCCTATcgggtggtgtggcaggtcgggtggagcgccagcagcccacCAACTGCTGGTTGCTCACCCTTCCCGCCTGCACGCTCCGGTGCTGGCGCGGCTCATCTCGCTTGGTCCTATCGTGGTGTGGCTGAATGTCGGGTGGAGTGCCAGCAGCCCAttaactgctggtcgctcgccttccTCGCACGCTGCGCGCCTGGTGTCGGGCGGCGGCCCTCTCGGCCTTGGTtttatcggtggtgtggcaggtcgggtgagtggccagcagcccccaactgctggtcgccgccttcccgcccgctgcACGCCCAAGTGTCGGGCGCGTTCCTCTcagcttggtcctatcggtggtgtggcaggtcgggtgagCGCCAGCAGCCTGAAAACTGCTGGTTGTCGCCTCTTCCTGCCCGCGCATCTCCTccggtgtcggcggcggctcctcttggcttggtcccaGGTGCAGTGGCAGGTcaggtggagcggccagcagcctcccaactgctggtcgccagcCCTTCCCGCTGGCTGTGCGCCTCCCGGTGTCGGCAGCGCTcttcttggcttggtcctatcgtgGTGtgggcaggtcgggtggagcgccagtaGCTCCCAACTGGGCTGGTCGGTCGCCCTTCCTGCCCAAGGCGGCCTCCGGTGTCAGCGCGGCCCTTCTCGCTTGTCCATCGcagtgtggcaggtcgggtggagcgccagcagcccccaactgctggtcgccgcccttcccagCCGCTGCGCTACCTCCGGGTGTCGGCAGCGCTCCTCTCGGCTTGGTCCACGtgggtggtgtggcaggtcgggtgaagcgccagcagccccccaactgctggtcgccgctcCTTCCCGCCCGCGCGCTTCTGGGTGGGCGCGGCTCCTCTCGGCTTGGTCCATCGTGGtgggcaggtcgggtggagcgccagcagcccaccaactgctggtcgccgcttcTTCCCAGCCGCTGCTCGCTCCGGGTGCTGGCAGCGCTCCTCGGCTTGGTCCTATcgggtggtgtggcaggtctggtgaagcggccagcagccccacaACTGCTGGTCGTCACCCTTCCTGCTCGCGCTGCAcgcctccaggtgtcggcggcggctcatCTCGCTTGGTCCTATCGGGTGGTGTGGTAGGTCGGGTGGAGTGGCCAGCAGCCCACTAA